In Desulfomonile tiedjei DSM 6799, a genomic segment contains:
- the ppdK gene encoding pyruvate, phosphate dikinase, with product MMVKHVFSFLEGDGKNKKLLGGKGANLCEMTQIGLNVPPGFVISTEACVQYLEAPNGELPEGLLDAVKVHMADIERATGKKFGDPDNPLLVSVRSGSAMSMPGMMDTVLNLGLNSQTLHGLIRQTSNERFAYDAYRRFIQIFGKVAMGIPDQYFDETLDAIKVRAGAISDVDLTIEDLKEIVELFHNVVEEQKFRPFPEDVWEQLNIAIKAVFNSWSGKRAVDYRKQFNITLDQANGTAVSIVAMVFGNMGNDSGTGVGFTRDPATGENKMFGEYLVNAQGEDVVAGIRTPRPIQAMAQEMPDLYHQLEELRDRLEKHYREVQDFEFTIEKGILYCLQTRNGKMNATAMVRTSVEMVNEGLLTKPEGLLRINPEHLEQLLYPGLDPNFKAEPLSQGLPASPGAASGKCIFDADSAERIGRAGQKVILVREETKPEDIHGFFASQGILTSRGGKTSHAAVVARGMGKPCVAGAEGIHVDTEHRLAIVGDRVLHEGDIITIDGGTGNVYLGEIPTIEPEFSSYLHTLLDWADESAKLGVMANADTPEAAEKARNYGAVGIGLCRTERMFNAVDRLPLVIDMILADTVEQRKEALNRLLPIQRSDFSGILKAMAPYPVTVRLLDPPIHEFLPSEGELEVQIEDLRRLHDTARLTEKNVESLKLIDPMLHSNYMAQRQGLPAFFASLDLTLIDAALAKKELMLQRARILKEVNPMLGHRGVRLAVSFPEIYEMQIRAILEAAADCIKEGIEVHPEIMVPQVCSVLELEYVQKIIDQVKKEVEESHGVEVNFKFGSMVEVVRACITADELAGASEFFSFGTNDLTQATFSFSREDAENKFLPYYQQQNILPENPFESLDVKGVGNLMKLAVKGGRSVRPDLKIGICGEHGGHPASIRFCHHAGLDYVSCSGPRVPIARLAAAHATMLEKSYDK from the coding sequence ATGATGGTAAAACATGTTTTTTCATTTCTCGAAGGTGACGGCAAGAATAAGAAACTTCTGGGAGGAAAAGGGGCTAATTTATGCGAAATGACGCAGATCGGCCTCAATGTGCCGCCCGGTTTTGTTATCTCTACTGAAGCCTGCGTCCAGTATTTGGAAGCGCCGAACGGCGAGCTTCCTGAAGGTCTTTTGGATGCCGTGAAGGTCCATATGGCTGATATTGAACGTGCAACCGGAAAAAAATTTGGTGACCCCGACAACCCGCTCCTTGTCTCTGTTCGTTCAGGGTCTGCCATGTCCATGCCCGGTATGATGGACACTGTCCTTAACTTGGGACTGAATTCCCAGACGCTTCACGGACTTATAAGACAGACATCCAACGAGCGTTTCGCTTACGACGCATACCGCAGATTCATCCAGATTTTCGGCAAGGTCGCTATGGGAATTCCTGACCAGTATTTCGACGAAACACTGGATGCCATCAAGGTCCGGGCGGGAGCCATTTCTGATGTGGACCTTACCATTGAAGACCTCAAAGAAATAGTGGAGCTCTTCCATAATGTGGTGGAAGAACAGAAATTCAGGCCGTTTCCCGAAGATGTCTGGGAACAACTGAATATCGCAATAAAAGCGGTATTCAACTCCTGGTCGGGTAAGCGCGCGGTGGACTACCGCAAACAATTCAACATCACTCTTGACCAGGCAAACGGAACCGCTGTGAGCATTGTTGCCATGGTTTTCGGAAACATGGGTAATGATAGCGGAACCGGAGTAGGGTTCACACGCGATCCGGCGACCGGCGAGAACAAAATGTTCGGAGAATACCTGGTCAATGCCCAGGGTGAAGATGTGGTGGCAGGTATTCGGACACCCAGACCGATCCAAGCCATGGCTCAGGAAATGCCGGATCTCTACCACCAACTCGAGGAACTCCGGGATCGTCTGGAAAAGCATTACCGTGAAGTCCAGGATTTCGAGTTCACCATTGAAAAAGGTATTCTCTATTGCTTGCAGACGCGCAACGGCAAGATGAACGCGACAGCAATGGTGAGGACCTCTGTTGAAATGGTCAACGAGGGATTGCTCACCAAGCCGGAAGGTCTCCTGCGAATCAACCCGGAGCACCTGGAGCAACTGCTCTATCCCGGACTCGATCCTAATTTCAAAGCTGAACCGCTGTCTCAGGGGCTCCCCGCTTCTCCCGGAGCGGCTTCAGGAAAATGTATTTTCGATGCAGACAGTGCCGAAAGAATTGGAAGAGCCGGCCAAAAAGTCATCCTCGTCCGTGAAGAGACCAAACCGGAAGACATTCACGGGTTCTTTGCCTCTCAAGGTATATTGACCAGTCGAGGCGGGAAGACCTCACATGCTGCTGTCGTCGCCCGAGGCATGGGTAAACCGTGTGTCGCCGGAGCTGAAGGAATCCACGTGGATACGGAGCATCGGCTTGCGATAGTCGGTGACCGAGTGCTTCACGAAGGCGACATCATTACCATAGACGGTGGCACAGGAAATGTATATCTCGGTGAAATCCCCACCATCGAACCGGAATTCAGCTCATATTTGCATACTCTTCTGGACTGGGCCGATGAATCTGCAAAGCTCGGTGTCATGGCCAATGCAGATACTCCGGAAGCTGCGGAAAAGGCTCGTAATTACGGAGCGGTAGGCATAGGGCTGTGCCGGACTGAAAGAATGTTCAATGCCGTGGATCGACTGCCCCTTGTCATTGACATGATTCTTGCCGATACGGTGGAGCAGCGGAAGGAAGCTCTTAATAGGCTCCTTCCCATTCAAAGGTCTGATTTTTCCGGTATTCTCAAAGCAATGGCGCCGTATCCGGTTACCGTCAGACTTCTCGATCCGCCGATTCATGAATTCCTCCCCTCGGAAGGCGAACTGGAGGTACAAATAGAGGATCTTCGGCGTTTGCATGACACTGCGCGACTCACCGAGAAGAACGTCGAAAGTCTCAAGTTGATCGATCCTATGCTGCACAGCAACTATATGGCCCAACGGCAGGGTCTCCCCGCATTCTTTGCCAGTCTCGATCTGACTTTGATCGATGCCGCACTGGCGAAGAAAGAATTGATGCTCCAGAGGGCAAGAATCCTCAAGGAAGTCAACCCCATGCTCGGCCATCGCGGAGTGCGGCTTGCCGTCTCGTTTCCGGAAATTTACGAGATGCAGATACGAGCCATACTGGAGGCCGCAGCGGATTGCATAAAGGAGGGGATTGAGGTTCATCCGGAGATAATGGTTCCTCAGGTTTGTTCGGTTCTCGAGCTCGAATACGTCCAGAAGATCATAGATCAAGTCAAAAAAGAAGTGGAAGAATCTCACGGAGTTGAGGTCAACTTTAAATTCGGATCCATGGTGGAGGTTGTTCGAGCGTGTATAACCGCAGACGAACTGGCCGGCGCATCAGAATTCTTCTCTTTCGGAACCAACGATCTGACACAGGCGACATTCTCATTCAGTCGGGAAGATGCTGAAAACAAATTCCTCCCGTACTACCAGCAACAAAATATTCTCCCGGAAAATCCGTTCGAGTCCCTGGATGTCAAAGGGGTCGGCAATCTCATGAAATTGGCCGTAAAGGGTGGTCGCAGCGTGCGTCCCGATCTCAAAATCGGGATATGCGGCGAGCACGGTGGCCATCCCGCGTCAATCCGTTTTTGCCATCATGCAGGGCTGGACTATGTCTCTTGCTCCGGTCCTCGGGTCCCCATAGCCAGGCTCGCTGCAGCACATGCGACTATGCTCGAGAAGAGCTACGACAAGTAG